The Arachis duranensis cultivar V14167 chromosome 2, aradu.V14167.gnm2.J7QH, whole genome shotgun sequence genome has a window encoding:
- the LOC107473919 gene encoding ammonium transporter 1 member 4-like, translating to MATLTCSVAELQSLLINNGGNTSMATETAKYICGRFDAISNNFLDTNHAVDNTYLLFSSYLVFAMQLGFAMLCAGSVRAKNTMNIMLTNVLDAATGGIFYYLFGFAFAFGSSSNGFIGEHFFGLTQFPSESFDYANFLFQWAFAIAAAGITSGSIAERTQFVSYLIYSSFLTGLVYPVVSHWFWSSDGWGSPARVDPETLLFGSGVIDFAGSGVVHLVGGVAGFWGAFIEGPRIGRFDHEGKAVAMRGHSGTLVVLGTFLLWFGWYGFNPGSFLIISKAYGKSGSFYGQWSAIGRTAVTTTLAGCSAALTTLFGRRLQTGHWTVTDVCNGLLGGFAAITAGCSVVDPWAAVICGFFAAWVLIGCNILAEKFKYDDPLEAFQLHGGCGVWGIIFTALFAKKEYLNEVFGGPIDRPYGLLMGGGGRLLAAHVIQILVIVGWVSVTMGTLFFVLHKLKLLRISSEEEMEGLDLTSHGGMAYEYHHGELELLQKRSLEGTRIDP from the exons ATGGCTACTCTCACTTGTTCCGTAGCTGAGCTTCAATCACTTCTTATCAACAATGGAGGCAACACTTCCATGGCAACAGAAACTGCCAAATACATATGTGGAAGATTTGATGCTATCTCTAACAACTTTCTTGACACAAACCATGCAGTGGACAACACAtaccttctcttctcttcctaCCTTGTCTTTGCCATGCAGCTTGGCTTCGCCATGCTGTGTGCCGGATCGGTTCGCGCCAAGAACACCATGAACATAATGCTTACTAATGTCCTTGACGCCGCCACTGGCGGCATCTTCTACTATCTTTTTGGCTTTGCCTTTGCCTTTGGCTCCTCGTCCAACGGTTTCATCGGCGAACATTTCTTTGGCCTAACGCAGTTCCCGTCCGAGTCCTTCGACTATGCAAACTTTCTTTTCCAATGGGCTTTCGCCATCGCCGCCGCCGGCATAACAAGTGGATCCATAGCTGAGAGGACACAATTTGTTTCCTATTTGATATACTCTTCGTTCTTGACGGGGCTAGTTTACCCGGTCGTTTCGCATTGGTTTTGGTCATCGGACGGTTGGGGAAGCCCTGCAAGGGTTGATCCAGAAACACTGCTGTTTGGTTCGGGAGTCATTGATTTTGCTGGATCAGGTGTTGTTCACTTGGTTGGTGGTGTTGCTGGATTTTGGGGTGCCTTTATTGAAGGACCAAGGATTGGAAGGTTTGATCATGAGGGAAAAGCTGTGGCTATGAGGGGACATAGTGGTACTTTGGTTGTTTTGGGAACCTTCTTGTTGTGGTTTGGTTGGTACGGATTTAACCCTGGCTCGTTTCTCATCATCTCCAAGGCTTATG GTAAAAGTGGTTCTTTCTATGGACAATGGAGTGCAATTGGTAGGACTGCTGTGACAACAACACTTGCAGGTTGCTCAGCAGCATTGACAACTCTTTTTGGCAGACGTTTGCAAACTGGTCACTGGACTGTCACAGACGTTTGCAATGGCTTGCTTGGCGGATTCGCCGCCATCACTGCCGGCTGCTCTGTAGTAGACCCTTGGGCTGCAGTGATATGCGGATTCTTCGCGGCTTGGGTGTTGATTGGATGCAACATTCTAGCTGAGAAATTCAAGTATGATGATCCCTTGGAAGCCTTCCAACTCCATGGTGGATGCGGCGTCTGGGGGATCATTTTCACTGCGTTGTTCGCGAAAAAGGAGTATTTGAATGAGGTCTTTGGAGGGCCAATTGATAGGCCTTATGGTTTGCTAATGGGAGGAGGTGGAAGGCTTTTGGCTGCACATGTTATTCAGATTTTGGTTATTGTTGGTTGGGTTAGTGTTACAATGGGAACGTTGTTCTTTGTTTTGCACAAGTTGAAGCTTTTGAGGATATCATCTGAAGAGGAGATGGAAGGTTTGGACTTAACTAGCCATGGTGGAATGGCTTATGAGTATCATCATGGTGAACTTGAGCTTCTACAGAAACGTTCGCTTGAAGGAACAAGGATAGATCCTTAG
- the LOC107473916 gene encoding putative disease resistance RPP13-like protein 1 → MVAKFEGRAYLASFVDAVLNKLSSVNSTPIARKLADQKLLQKLKACLRAVRPVLDDAEQKQIKDQEVKKWLVDLQDSLYMADDLLDELCTKAATATPIQRDPGNSSSWSHYVDSIVEYCDVDEMGVVNSTQDIVDKLESIVEEKDDLGLKEEIAKDLGDMSWRIQSSLVESSEIFGRDNDKEAIIELLLDDTCDANISVIPIVGMGGVGKTTLAQLVYNDVRVERKFDTRAWVCVSDQFDIAKVTKTLIKAAGSSSCNEDDLSLLQTGLKDKLMGKKFLIVLDDVWIDNSRNWKSLQKPFQYGKKGSKVIVTTRNDNVADVVKTISAYKLGLLSEKDCWSLFVKRVFLSTASKEYSTLESVGRELVKKCKGLPLAVEALGSLLRTINYDERDWDSVLKSELWEVFEDQNDEIIPALKISYHYLPSNLKRCFVYCSLFPKDFEFDKDELVLLWMAEELLHPKGKKTLEETGCEYFDQLVARSFFQSSSTDDSFYVIHDIMHDLATIYAGEFYFRAEKREENIGISNKTRHLLHNSRGNYPFSQLVEACGKVKDVRTFLEINLGRMDPFSMENAPHVFVSELKCLRVLSFNTIPLHSLPDSVGELIHLRYLDLSCTRIKILPEELCNLYNLQTLKLKDCYLLKKLPNNMQDLVNLRHLDIQGADLEEMPKGISKIKDLQFLSDYVVGKHAEDNGIKELGALANIHGTLRISQLDNVIDGDQASGARIAGKKNIRGLRLSWSSNNHIVDSHDILNNLRPHTNLRELSINDYKGQTFPNWLGHSSYRNMTKIYLNGCSNCLELPSLGQLPSLKHLFLSEFFKLTRIGAEFYNSSSCGAPFPMLETLSFYHMYNWEEWLSVSSEFELDAFPRLRVLTMRYCPKLRGDLPIQLPALESLCIRHCDQLAFTLPKADAMLELSVEGTQRVEAVFEAIGRNQLNCLQSLSISICYSSISFPGACLPSALQNLDIHRCPYLEFPMPAQEQQHESLQSLSISSSCCSLMSFPLASFPNLTKITISSLKNMRSLEESDPTAASTSNLRSLHIDNCPSFESFQMVAPHLEYLILRNCPEIESFFDGGLPPNLRELEIQSCKKLVMYLASMDLCDHCLTHLDIEHPYDNINSFPMGGCLPPSLERLCLRSFPTLEILDCKGLDNLQKLLIDHCPNLQDVAGKSFPSSLSMLGFSGGSLLRRRWQKKDPLILSKMSHIRNINVDGYWIS, encoded by the coding sequence ATGGTTGCAAAATTTGAGGGTAGAGCTTATCTCGCTTCCTTTGTTGATGCTGTTTTGAACAAGCTGTCTTCTGTCAACTCAACCCCAATAGCAAGGAAGCTAGCTGACCAGAAGTTGCTTCAAAAGTTGAAGGCATGTCTCCGTGCCGTTCGACCTGTGCTTGATGATGCTGAGCAGAAGCAGATCAAAGACCAAGAAGTGAAGAAGTGGCTTGTTGATCTCCAAGATTCTCTCTATATGGCTGATGACTTGCTTGATGAACTCTGTACTAAAGCTGCCACTGCCACTCCCATTCAAAGGGATCCAGGTAACTCTTCTTCCTGGTCTCACTATGTTGATTCAATCGTGGAATACTGTGATGTTGATGAGATGGGGGTAGTAAATAGCACGCAAGACATAGTTGATAAACTGGAGTCTATTGTTGAAGAGAAAGATGATCTTGGTCTAAAAGAAGAGATTGCCAAAGATCTGGGGGACATGTCATGGAGAATTCAATCATCTCTAGTTGAAAGTTCTGAGATATTTGGAAGGGATAATGACAAAGAAGCCATCATAGAATTGTTGTTAGATGATACCTGTGATGCTAACATATCTGTGATTCCCATTGTGGGAATGGGCGGAGTTGGAAAAACTACCTTGGCTCAGTTGGTTTACAATGATGTCAGAGTGGAGAGGAAATTCGACACTAGAGCATGGGTGTGTGTTTCCGACCAATTTGACATTGCTAAGGTTACAAAGACCTTAATAAAAGCAGCAGGATCTAGTTCTTGTAACGAGGATGATTTGAGTTTACTTCAAACTGGATTGAAGGATAAGTTAATGGGGAAGAAATTCTTAATTGTTTTGGATGATGTGTGGATTGATAATTCCAGAAACTGGAAAAGTCTTCAAAAACCTTTTCAATATGGGAAAAAGGGAAGCAAGGTTATTGTAACAACTCGAAATGATAATGTTGCCGATGTAGTGAAAACTATTTCAGCATACAAGCTTGGTTTATTGTCAGAGAAAGATTGTTGGTCACTTTTTGTGAAACGTGTATTTCTTTCTACTGCATCGAAGGAGTATTCAACTCTAGAATCGGTTGGTCGAGAACTTGTCAAAAAGTGCAAAGGGCTACCTTTGGCGGTAGAGGCCCTTGGTTCCTTATTACGTACAATAAACTATGATGAAAGGGATTGGGATAGTGTATTGAAAAGTGAACTATGGGAAGTTTTTGAAGATCAGAATGACGAGATTATTCCTGCCCTAAAAATTAGCTATCATTACCTTCCTTCAAATCTAAAGCGATGCTTTGTTTATTGTTCTTTGTTTCCaaaggattttgaatttgataaaGATGAGCTGGTCTTGCTATGGATGGCAGAAGAACTTTTACatccaaaaggaaaaaagaCTCTGGAAGAAACTGGTTGTGAATATTTCGATCAATTGGTTGCTAGATCCTTTTTTCAGTCCTCTAGCACTGATGACAGCTTCTATGTGATTCATGATATCATGCATGATTTGGCAACAATTTATGCTGGAGAATTCTATTTTAGAGCTGAAAAACGTGAAGAAAACATCGGGATCAGCAATAAAACCCGTCATTTATTGCATAACTCAAGAGGAAACTATCCCTTCTCGCAACTAGTGGAAGCTTGTGGTAAGGTAAAAGATGTGAGGACATTTCTTGAAATAAATTTGGGTCGAATGGATCCGTTCAGTATGGAAAATGCTCCTCATGTCTTTGTATCAGAGTTGAAGTGCTTAAGAGTTTTGTCATTTaataccattcctcttcattcATTACCTGATTCAGTAGGTGAATTGATTCATCTGCGTTATTTGGATCTCTCATGTACACGTATAAAAATATTGCCTGAGGAATTGTGTAATTTGTACAATCTCCAGACTTTGAAGTTGAAGGATTGTTATTTACTAAAGAAGCTACCCAACAATATGCAAGATCTTGTAAATTTACGTCATCTTGATATTCAAGGAGCTGATCTCGAAGAGATGCCAAAAGGAATAAGCAAAATAAAGGATTTGCAGTTTTTAAGTGATTATGTTGTCGGCAAGCATGCAGAGGATAATGGTATTAAAGAATTGGGAGCTCTTGCAAATATTCATGGGACACTTCGTATTTCCCAATTAGACAATGTCATTGATGGTGATCAAGCTTCGGGGGCAAGAATTGCTGGGAAGAAGAACATTAGGGGTCTACGTTTGAGTTGGTCATCAAACAACCATATTGTTGATTCTCACGATATACTCAACAATTTAAGGCCTCACACAAACTTGAGAGAGCTATCAATCAATGACTACAAGGGTCAAACATTTCCAAATTGGCTAGGACATTCTTCCTACAGAAACATGAccaaaatctacttgaatggcTGCAGCAATTGTCTTGAGCTTCCTTCACTTGGACAGCTACCCTCTTTGAAGCACTTGTTTCTCAGCGAGTTTTTCAAGTTAACGCGCATCGGTGCCGAGTTTTacaattcttcttcttgtggGGCACCCTTTCCAATGCTTGAAACTCTGAGTTTTTATCACATGTATAACTGGGAGGAGTGGCTTTCAGTTTCATCTGAGTTTGAGTTGGATGCTTTTCCTCGGCTTAGGGTGCTTACAATGCGATACTGTCCTAAGTTAAGGGGAGATTTGCCCATCCAACTACCTGCTTTGGAAAGCCTTTGCATTCGTCACTGTGACCAACTTGCTTTTACTCTTCCAAAAGCAGATGCAATGCTAGAGCTATCTGTTGAAGGAACCCAACGAGTGGAGGCGGTGTTTGAGGCCATTGGACGCAACCAACTAAACTGTCTACAATCTTTAAGCATCTCAATATGTTATTCGTCCATATCATTTCCCGGAGCATGTTTGCCCTCTGCATTGCAAAACTTGGACATTCACCGTTGTCCGTATCTAGAGTTCCCAATGCCGGCGCAAGAGCAGCAGCACGAGTCATTGCAATCGTTATCAATATCCAGCAGTTGTTGTTCACTCATGTCCTTCCCTTTGGCAAGCTTTCCAAATCTAACAAAAATTACAATTTCATCCCTTAAAAATATGAGGTCTCTTGAGGAATCAGATCCAACTGCTGCTTCAACTTCAAATCTCCGCTCTTTACACATTGACAACTGCCCTAGTTTTGAGTCTTTCCAGATGGTTGCACCCCATCTAGAATATCTCATCCTAAGAAATTGCCCAGAAATTGAATCATTCTTCGACGGGGGTTTGCCACCTAACCTGAGAGAGCTTGAAATCCAGAGTTGCAAGAAGCTGGTGATGTACCTAGCATCCATGGACTTGTGTGATCACTGTCTTACACATCTTGACATCGAACATCCTTATGATAACATCAATTCCTTTCCCATGGGCGGTTGCCTGCCGCCCTCCCTTGAGAGACTCTGTCTGCGAAGCTTTCCAACTCTAGAAATCTTGGACTGCAAGGGACTTGACAATCTCCAGAAGCTATTGATAGATCATTGTCCCAACCTCCAGGATGTTGCGGGGAAAAGCTTTCCTTCCTCTCTGTCAATGCTCGGCTTCAGTGGAGGTTCTTTGCTGCGGAGACGGTGGCAGAAGAAGGACCCGTTAATTTTGTCCAAAATGTCCCACATCCGCAACATCAATGTTGATGGATATTGGATTTCATGA